TTCACAGCTACATTCTAATAGGAACATGACAAAAAGACTTTACAAAAATCAGAACTTTATAGCACAAAATGAGCATGCTTTAGATAACtgacatttatatattttgaagaatattaCACTACAACAGGCTAGATAAACTGATACTTAGACACTGTAAGACCATTTTCAGACTaccaagaaaatatgaaaacacaagaCTATAAGGAATGCTAGTGTTGAGGTTATAGAGCAGCGCCCCCCTCCCATCTCGCCTAAGGCTATATAAACCTGCTTCACTTCTGCTTGAAGTTTTGAGATTCTTGAAAATTCTTTCAAgcagcttttttttattttcgaTATTtcctgtttccataatttttacTATCTTCATAGGTACATTTGACTTCTCCTGTATAGTAATAGATCGATTTCAGGATGACATTATCATGTAAAGTTTGACCAATTTCAAAGTCCTCATTGAGGATAGCATCTTCTCGTGGCTCTAGCTTTCCAATCTTAGGAATCTCAGGAGGgctaaagaaattgaagaatgaTGCATTAGGAACCACTCTTGGCTGACTTTCAATTTCTCCAGTAGCAGTTGTTCGACTCTGGGTGGTTGTCACAGTAAcatcctttcctcttctccaatCTATTTTACAGCCCTTGCAATCTTGGATTTCCCATCCCCAAGAGAAGAAGGGATCCTTGTGATCTGGTTTTGACTTTATTATATATGTCTTGGTCAGCACCTCATTTCTGAAGTATGGATtgggtagaaaataaaattcaaatgtgtaACTTATAGGCTGGCCAGGTTTTGAGAACTTTAGGCTAATATCTGACAAGAACTTCAGAATGGGTGCATCATACTTCTGAATCATGGGCCCGAGCTTGTCAACATTCTTTAAAACAGTCAGCCAATAGTCAGGAATGCCTTTAGGATCCTTTTTAGGCTTTCCCTTATGAGCTCTTTTAAGAGTCACTCTTTCTTTAGGCCTGGCCTCAGGAATTCTTTTAGGAGCCTCTATTATGGCAGCCTTTGCCTTAGCTTCTGTTGCTTTAGTCTGTTCTTTATCTTCTGCCTTTACCTGAGGGTCTACTTTAGGGTCTTCTTTCACTTCAGGCTTTGTCCCCAGAAAATCTTTAGACTCTGCTTTTTCTTCAGCCTTTGTCTCAGGAATTTCTTTTGGAACCTCATTTTCTTCAGCCTTTACCTCAGGTTTTCCTTTAGGCCCGTTATCTTCTTCCTCACCCTCTAAAGCAGGCATTTCACTAGGGCTGTCTTCCTGCACCTCCTCATCACTGCTGAACACCTCATCCTCTGAATTCCACTCATATTCTTCTTCTGTAGGTTCATATTCTGCATTGATTATTTGAAATCGCCGATCGTATAGAGGCTTATTGAGTTCGGCATATTTTCTTTCGAGATCGTGAATTGCCTTTAAGAACAGGATGTCTACCTTGTCACATTCATCTTGAATATTTCTGAGCGCCTGCACACGATTTCTAACGGCCTGAGGCAGCCTATCCACGAAACTTTTACCCAAAGGAGCCCGTTGTGCTCTTCTGGAAGGCCCAGATACCCTCCTCTTTCTATATAAGCGGCTGCggccactgctgctgctgctgctgctgctgcaactAGTGCTGCTGCTAGAGCTACTACAGTCAGATTCCTCCCCAGAATCACTAGAGGAGCTAGCCATCTTCTCTTCAGCAACCCTTTGGGCGGCAGGTTCCAAAACCGTGTTAAGATCCGCTTCTGCCATTTTGCAACCCTGCAAACCTCTTAATGTGGTGACTACCGCTGAGACCGCGCGACCAGAGATGGGCAGAAAATGACTCACGGATGCTTGGGTGGCGGCGGAGGCCGAGGCTGAGGAGGTGGCAGCGGCGAAGGCAGCAGTAGCGCAGGACGGGGTTGGGCTGGGTTGCTGTGATCCCGCAGAGGTGGAAGCCGCAGTAGAGGCCTGGGCAAGAGCGGCGGTGGCAAGGACTCTCAAAGCAGCTGCGGCGGACAGAGGAGTGCCGCAGTCTAATGGCGCAGTGTAAGACCCCAAGATCTCTTCACGGTTTAGATCGCGAGCTCCCACCCCTTGCGGACCCACCTGCAGTCAATTTAGTTCCCAGTGTGCCTTTTAGCTCTCACCTCATTTGCTGGGCAAACTTGATTGACAATGTCTAAGCCTATTGAATGACCAAACGCACGCGCCGCTCTCCAGGCTCCGCCCACCTTCCCAGACGCTGCCTGGTAGCTGAGGCACACATTCGTGGAAGACGTTTATTTCCCCtgaaaattatatctttatagttttataattcaaaaaataaaaataaaaaaagcttagATATGAGGTAAAAATACTATACATGGTTCTTAACAAGGGAAGAGGAGTATCTTTCTCCTATCATTTCGTCCTGAATTCCCGTTTGGTTTGTCAGGAGCCTCTTgacaaaaatttgtttttaaaaaattggatgaAAATACTTCAAATGGCATCATTGGGTAGTgtgaatatgtaatatatttttttaaaactatatctAAATATGCTATTAGCGTGTATTTTTAAACTGGAGAGAAAAGGGAGTCGTTTATTGgcaaaggggggaggggctagaAAGCAGGCATATTGAGTTCCACCTTACAGTTTTTAGTAAGTACTATCTGTGGTGTTGGGCAAGCCTGATTTATATCCATCTACAAGGGTGGCGATGCTATGAGTCAGTTACActatttttactgtatttctttttttaaaactggcaTATAATATACTCCAATCTTGCTGCCGATTTGCCTCTAGCTGTTCTCAAAGCTTGCAACAACCTTGTAGATGAAGTGCAAGGACATTCAGATGTTAAGTAGTGTTATTTAAAAGCAGACGGTTTGCTCTATACTTTTGTGGAGCAGTTTTCAATTCCATAAACAACAGCATGGGAGAGGGAATTTGTGCTGATGAAAGTGCATCCTCTGTCAGGGTATACTTTACAATGTCGTCTACCACCAGTTTCCTTCTAACATTGTAATATTCCAGCCACACTAAAGTATGATTTACCAGTCCAGTAATATGTTAATAAacttttgtaaaatgaggtttaaaaacaggtatcttatttttatttacaggaTTGTTTTCTGCTACAGAACACCTCCCTTGGTACAACAAAAAAGACCAGtgtttacttttcattaaaaGGTAAGAAACATATTTAGCCCCTTTTTATGAATGACCACAATTACCTAtctatatttgaataaaaattcacAGGATATATTAATAGTCTCTTAAAGAATTCATTGGAAGATATCTTGATCTTTCTgtggaagtaaaaacaaacaaaaaacctagatgTCATTTGATATACTAATGCAGAAAATAACCTAATTAATTAAATTCACTGTCTAAACCTGCTCACAGAACACAAgtagtaaattaaaatataaaatatgatgaaTTATTCActtcaaatgaggaaacattttaaagttagaTTAATCTTtacattacttttttattatagaatttGGGCTTTGTCATTtagtcacatatttttaaaaagttaggaaACACTTTCTATGTtgtaaataaatttacttttattgtttatttttgatcttCAAGGTATATAAgcattataaagaaaaaacagtatataaaatTCCAAtgatggtatatatacacaatctTATCAACCAAATGAtaaccatttttaacattttggtgcATTTCCTCCCAGAAATTTCTCTGTACATCTACATACCTGCCTGtttatatatactgttttatCTATAAAACATACTTTGTTTTGTAATCTGCTCATTTATCAGTTGTGGCTATATTTTCATGGTAAATGATAAacacctaattttaaaatagatgcaTATTCcatggaaatgtttatttatttaatatttaaccaTATTCCTGTTGTAGGGCAGCTACTTCCCACATCATTTTTCTACtagcatacacatttttttcctactataaaaAAATTAGCCCTGGATACCTACTGTATGCACTCGTGAAAATTATGGGAATGCAGGAGTaaattgtgttcattttattctttgacaCATATTGCCAAACTTTTCTCTCCAGAAAAGTTATCACAGTTTACACTCCTACAAACAATGCTAAGAGTTAATTTTGTCCTTCAACTAATATTTTTGTGCCTGCCGTGTGTTAGGCACATGTGGTAGAGGATGGCAGTTTAATGGTGAATAAAACTTAACTGagtgtgaggggtgcctgggtgtctcagttggttaagcttctgactttggcttaggtttctcacaggttcatgaattcaagccccataagggattctgtactgacagctcagagcctggagcctgctttggattctgtggctccctctctctctgcccctcccctgctctctctctctctttctctctctctctcaaaacttaataaacattaaaaaaatattaaaaaaactaaactgagtgtgtattctttcatttcataattttaatcaCAACATATACTATGGAAACAATTATTTAAGTCAGTGGGTTTATGCCATAAATATTGTCCTGaaacttattattttcatttaaaatgatagatatctttttttaatgaatgctcTTATATTTTGATAGTATGTTAAAGGTTTCATTTACATGTTAAATTTTGTATCATCAGGAATTAATATTTTGGATAAGTATTGAGTTAGggattcaaattttttttaagtttatttactttgagagagaaagagagagagagagagtgagtggcagaggggcagagagagagggaatctgaagcaagctcccaCACTGTCAGTAAAGAATTTGATGAGGGCCTTGatcccattaaccatgagatcatgacctgagccaaaatcaagttggacgcttaaccgactaagtcacccagcacccctcaaatatttttaaatatatttttattagctaGCTAATTGTTTTGTGCTGTTTGGTAATCTCTCTGACTCATACTTATTTGAGATACCAACTCTATCATATTAACTAAAATGCTTGGTTCTGTTTCTGAATTCTGTTCTCTGATCTGTTGGCCATAATTTTTCTACAAACAACTAATGAGGTACTGGCaggttttttttgaaaactttatattttatgaaaatgatatGCATTGAAAAAAGGTTAGATAATATGTTGAAATCCAAACAAGAAAAGTAACTAAAAACACACTGAGAGTAATCACTATTCACATCTTTAATGAAAATCTCcagattaatttcttttaaaaaatgtttatttattttgagagagagagcatgtgagtgggaaaggggttagagagagaatcccaagcaggctctgtgctgtcagtgaggagccggatgcagggcttgatcccatggaattgtgtgatcataacctgagctgaaatcaagagttggacacttaaccgactgagccactcaggtgcccctccaaattAATTTCTCAtcattatgtatttgtatttcttaggTTAGTGGTAAGATTCaatgtcttttcatatttttattgtccATTTGAGAAATGCCTACTCATATCCTTCACTTGCTTTTCCActgaattaagaaagaaattaatcagTGGTGAGATCCTACAGGTTAAATAATTACGGTCTTGATTTAAAACAACTGTGACTCACTTAGAAAATATCTCTGTTCTGACTTATAATATTGGACAAATGTGACTTAactaaagcttttattttaaattactcaatttcattttaaattgtcaTCTAAATAATGTCTTTCAAGAATTCATGCTTAATCACACTGATCAAAGAAGTttgaaatgaaacagagaataaaaagagaaaaacttgtaaaaaaactcatacaaagataatatattaatgaactattttgatttttctatttgtaagtatttttttcccaagcCAAAGACTATTGGTGACTTCTAACTACAGTGCTCTACTTTAGATGTGTATGCACTACCTTAGGTATCTTATaacacacttttatttttgtagcttttttgtctattgttaattttattatggcagtttcctaaaagaaaataagtattttatttatataatgaatTTAATGTATGCATTATAGCATATATTTTCtatagtgaatatttttataagtattctagtatataatatgcttattttttttaataaagctatcTTCAGTTGCATAGTGATATGTtcaccatttcattattttatgacaTGCTTTTTTGGGGTCAAATATTCATACTTCTACATGAAATGATGCTTAACACAGAATCTATTGGTATATTCAGGCTGAACATGGCTCTTGACATCTGTTTATATCTTCCCTGTTATGAACATATATACAACCCCAACTATCATGCCTGTCACACAAACACATGTATGTAATACACAATAAGTGTTACAGAATTATCTTTGTTGTAGATATTTAAGAAGCCAAGCATTGCAATTTCATTTATTGGtggacttttttgttgttgttgtttttgttcatctAGACAGATTTTATCTGAACATATAagttaattctctctctctctatatatatatatatttatttatttatttctgagagagtgcTCACTCATGCGTGTACCCATGcttgtgcatgagcaggggaggagcagagggaaagggagaaagaatcttaagcaggctcagcatggagcctcacaCGGCGCTCAATCCTATGActctgggatcttgacctgagccaaaatcaagagttagatgctcaaccagctgagccacccaggtgcccctaaggtaattctttttagaaacaattttattGAACTATAATAGATACAACTGTACATACAGTGTACAATATGATGTTTTAATAAATCTGTACACCTGTGAATTCATCACCAcggtcaagaaaatgaaaatttttatcaaCCCCAAAAGTTTCATTATGCCTCTCCTTGTCTCTACcttggcaactactgatctactctctgtttctatagaCTAGTTTGCACTTTCTAGAATGTTATATAATAGACTAGTTTGCACTttctagaatgttatataaatgaactGAGGAGTCACATGCTatgtttatgtttaactttttaagaattaactgttttccaaagtggttgtacaatTTTGCATTCATATCAGAAATGCCAACACTTGGTACCgttggtctttttaaatttagcaattttaataggtatgtagtagcatctcattgtggttttactttgcatttccctaatgactgatgatgttaAACACCTTTTTTGTAGTGATTTACCATCCACATAACTTCTTTGGTGAACTGTCTATTCATAtattgcccatttttctattgggttctGGTCTTACTATCGAGATTTGAGAATTCGTTATAtactctggatacaagtccttagGAGATAAAAGCTCTGCAAGTATTTTTTACCAAtccatggattttatttttattctcttaacagtaCATTTTGTAGCTTTTCAGAGAACAgaagtttgtaattttgatagagtccaatttatcatcttttttctttccttttatgaaccatgtttttggtgtcatctctaagaaatctttgcttatcCCAAGATCACTAAGACATTCTTCTATgctcttttagaatttttatgctTAGTTTCACGTTCAGATCGGatctatttttgtatgtggtacaAGATATggattgaaattcttttttttttttttttttttttttttttttacatatggacATCTGGTTGTCCcaccatcatttgttgaaaaactatCCTTTCTCTACTGAATTACCTTTGTATCTTCATCAAAAATTGTCAACATATGTGTGGGTGTAtgttgggctctctattctgttccattgtgtgCTTATTTTAACTTcctaatttgtaaatatttgttagctatatttatatttggGAGGGAATGAGAACCAAATTGTGGGATAATAGAATTTCATGATAGTGGAGACAATTACAGTAGCTAGGTCTTCATCCTTGGCCTTTCATTTCTGCTCCCAAATatctgagagaaaaggaaaataacagcaaTGTTAACctagaaaacaaatcaaaacgaGAAACAGAAATGCTTTTCTATTTTGTGGAGTTGCCAGTGTATGGCTGTCTACAGCCCAGCCACAGGAATGGTAGCTAGCATTATTCAAGAGCACGAATAATGCCTGTGCTTTTCTCAACCTTTGATAAGAAAGATCTCTTTGTTAAATGTaagtagaaaacattttcaagctattaataaattataattaaagacAGGATTGTTATGAATAATTGGTTATTATTTCATACTGTGAGTTTCAAAGCAAAATTATCTCATTCCATACTCATTCCTAAAATAAGGACACACACAAATGAGTAGAGTATGGCATATAGCTataaaatttggtttttaaaggaaatatttgtgaattacATTTCTGGCATTATAGCCTTAACTTCATGGTGTTTGAAAGGGCACTTACAATTAATGTAATGGCAGAGTAGGTGAATCAGTTACTAATTTGGATATTGTTCTAATGCTAGTTTTCAACTTAACAATAGCATACATGTTCAAAAACGTAAATCCACATTGCAGAGGAACACTTTTACAAGGGCATTCAAGGATCTTTTTCCAATGGTGCTCATTTGAAGAATTCTCACATTAAAACTCAAATAaagcaaatctttttttattgcaagtttggaagcattttttttaatgctagtaAAAACGGAGGgggttgcctaggtggctcagttggttaagcaaccgactcttggttttggctcaggtcatgaactcatggttcatggatttgagccatacatagggctccacgctgatagtacagagcctgcttgggattctctctttcccctgctctccctgcccgtcacccacttactctctctatatctctcaaaataaataaataaactttaaatttttttaaagcaggaaaattttttaaggatttaaatgTCTTTGCATGTATATATGACCacaataactatttttaaatttttcattatatttggaCAATGTAGAACAAGCCCAAATGGATATTCTCTGCCAAATTTTATCCAGAATACCcagatatatttaattaatttgatttaGTGCATCCTCTGAGGAAAAATGAGTCTTATGATACTGCAAATATTCCTGCTGGCAGGAACAAATACATGTTCCACAGCTCTTCAGAGGTGATGGTCATTTTTGTATCAAACAACATACATGCAATTCACAAAAACCTTTTTTAGAGTATAAAGAGGAGAATCCCAATAATCATCAAACCTTagcatttgatttccttactgagACATTATGACCAGATTGTTAGTGTAGGTGCTGGAGTCAGAATTGCTGGgcttgaatccttttttttttttttttctcttactagtTGCATTAGATATTGGACAAGCTACCTCACTTGTATTacttctgttctccctctctaaaatggGGCTAAGAATGGGACATAGAACTACAATTCAATATTGTTTACtactttttgtattattatttatcaagGTAGTGTTTTAAAGAAACCTTTCTTAGTATATAGTCTCAAGCCACTCAGCATTTCTATGAAGTCAGTATGCTGTGACTTCTATTATGGAAGCAGCATAGGAATCTACAAATATGAATTTTCCATCTATAATATGCATGAAAGTAGAAATTTCATGGATATTGGCAACTCCTTGATATTAATAATAGTATTAGATCTTGATAGTTCTAAGGTCAAATAGCCACTCATGGTGGTTGGCATTATCTGCCTACAGAAGGTCTCCTGttatttcaaaggaagaaaaatcagcaCGACACAAATAAAATTCCAAAccaaatattgttttaatattttacacctcacacagcatcctttctttcttgagagCTTTTAAACTTCCCGACAGCCCTAAATTACTCAATCTTCATTACCTAAACCTCAAATTTAtatctcatgtttatttttgatgccatttattttttattccattataaAGATTAAGAATATAATATTTGCATACAATTaactacatatatatgaaaatataataaagtaattCCCAATGTCTTAGTGACTTCTATTCTtgatattaataacatttttttaactttttatgtggTTAGAGTACTATGCATTGTGACAATTTTAAATATCCACCAAATGCCTtagattttcctatttttttcatcttgtttaGAGTAATGGTCTCAAGCCTAACTCACAACTGTGTGAAAATATTATCCTTGTTGGAGGTGGAAgagattttagaaatcatttagCCCAATAACCATATACatattggggaaactgaggccttccCTTTTGGATGGACATTCTGTGTGTTTCCAGGTATTTGTCACTACAAGCAACACTTTTACAAACATTATTACATATTCAAAAAGTCATTTCCACATATGTTAATGATTTTGGGTTAGGACAGattaaggaataaagaaaggTCCTCTAATAATGGGTAACTATACTAAGCATTATGTAGTAGTAAGTGTTCATAGTTGTCACTAAATAATAACTAACTTTATCATTTTCAATGTATCAAACACTGAACCAAGCACTTTacttttactatttcattttaatgaaccCACTGAAGAGTTCATTATCATCCTCATATGGTATTATCCTCATATCATCCTTAGTGTCCTCAATGAGAGCACTAAGACTTTAAGtgaataactttcccaaggtcacatagtttATAATCAGAAGAGCCCAGATATAAAACCAGATGGTTTGACTCCTGCATTAAATTATTATTCtaccatctttttttaagtttgtaaaaaaattttatttatttattttaagagagagggaaagagagagaggggcagagagagtgtaagggagagaattccaagcaggctctacagtagcagtgtggagcccaacatggggcttgaactcacgaaccatgaggtaatgacttgagctgaaacacttaacccactgagccacccagaacccctTTACTCTACCATCTTTAAAGAACGGAAGTGAATGAACTCTTGAACAGAGGTGCTCAAACTGTATTTAAATGACAGCCGTGGccactcttcccttcctctggtagtagttatgtttttattatttgaataccTTTAAGGGCACTAGTCCTCAAGTTCCTCTGATTCACACATGAGTTTTGGATTGATCTGAGGGTATACTAGAACAAGCTAATTTAATGAAAAAGATGGTTTTCATTAGTTCTAACATGCCTGATGACTTTATTTGGTTAACAACCAAACACTAGGAAGGCAGAGCTTAAAATAAATGCCAGTGTATCCAAtccataattaaatgaaaaacaccCTAGGAATTTTTCCACTTAAGTATCCTTGTTGCAGAGGAACCTATACTTTAGGAGCTTGAAGGTATGATCTGAAGCTACCCATTGATAGCAAGAAACTCTTAATATCTATACATTTtaactataaatttattttcaatatttgttgtatattctttaatttattgacATTAGTTTTTATGTAAAACAAGATTTCCTGTCCCTGAGTAAACTGACACCCAGGAAGATGTGTTATGATGATCCAATCAATTTTCCTGTGAGTTTCAGTCTCACGGGACTGAAGAGACTGCCTGACTgccttttcctcattgtatattcctgcctcctttgtcGTAGATTAGTTGGCTGTataagtatgggtttatttctgggctgtccaTCCAgttgcattgatctatgtgtctatttttgtgatctatgtgtctatattgttttcattatgaGAGCTTTATagtttatcttgaaatctgaaattgtgatgtctccagttttgtttttctttctcaaggttgcttattaatttggggtcttttgtggttccatacacattttagtgtCATTTGATTCGGTTTTGTGAAagattttgttgatattttggtAGGGAATGCATTGAAACTATAGATTTcttttggtagtatggacattttaacaatattaatgctTTCAAACCgtgagcatggagtatctttccatttgtgctgtacttaatttctttcatcggtgctttatatttttcagatacagttctttcacctccttggttaagtttattcttagatattttattgttttggtgcaattaaaatggaattatttatttaatttcccttttttgctgcttcattattagtgtataaaaccCTAATGATTTATAGGTATTGACTTTggatcctacaactttactgaattcatttatattacttctagtagtttttttgtggattctgtaggattttctatgtattagTATCATGTTATCCACAACTggtgacccttttttttttttttttttttgagacagagacagatagagcatgagcaggggaggggcagagagagagggagacacagaatctgaagcagactccaggctcagagctgtcagcacagaggccgatacggggctggaactctggactgtgagatcatgacctgagctgaagtcggacgcttaaccaactgagccacccaggtgccccacaactggTGAAACTTCTTTCCCCATAtgaatgcctcttttttttttttttgaatgattgCTGTGAAGACTTCCAATACtaggttgaataaaagtggcaaaaatggacatccttgtcttgtttctgatcttaaaggaaaagctctcagattaACCattgatattagctgtgagtttttcatatacaCCTTTATTAgattgaggtatattccctctaaacccactttaaTGAGAGTTCTTACCATGAATGAGTGtggtattttgtcaaatgctttttctgcacctatgtagatgatcatatgatttttatcctttgttttgttgatgtggtatgtcacattgattgatttgtgaatattgaaccatccttgcatcccaggataAATCTCATttcatcatggtgaatgatcctttgaatgtattgttggatttggtttgccaatatattttgaggatttttgcatgcatgtttatcaggcatattggcctgtagttttccttttttgtggtgtctttctggttttgttataaaggtaatgctggcctcacagaatgtaCTTGGaagatttctttcctcttctgttttttggaatagtttgaggagaataaggtattaactctttaaattcagaattcccctgtgaagccatctggccctggacttttgtttattggtaGATTTTTGATTggcgattcaatttctttgctggttatcagtctgttcaagttttctatttcttcctgtttcaggtttggtaatttatatgttactaggaatttaatccattttttccaagttgtccagtttgctggcatataattttttgtagtattctcttattatcctttgtatttttgtagtgtcagttgttacttcttttcctcatttctgattttatttatttgggtcctttctctttttttgttgatgagtctggctaagggtctatcaattttgtttatcttttcaaagaaccagctcttggtttcattgattttttttttgttttgtttcgttgtttttggtttgtttgtttgttttttgtctctatgtaatttatttctgctctgacctttgttatttccttccttctgtataCCTTGGGCtttgattgttctt
The window above is part of the Panthera tigris isolate Pti1 chromosome X, P.tigris_Pti1_mat1.1, whole genome shotgun sequence genome. Proteins encoded here:
- the NAP1L3 gene encoding nucleosome assembly protein 1-like 3 encodes the protein MAEADLNTVLEPAAQRVAEEKMASSSSDSGEESDCSSSSSSTSCSSSSSSSSGRSRLYRKRRVSGPSRRAQRAPLGKSFVDRLPQAVRNRVQALRNIQDECDKVDILFLKAIHDLERKYAELNKPLYDRRFQIINAEYEPTEEEYEWNSEDEVFSSDEEVQEDSPSEMPALEGEEEDNGPKGKPEVKAEENEVPKEIPETKAEEKAESKDFLGTKPEVKEDPKVDPQVKAEDKEQTKATEAKAKAAIIEAPKRIPEARPKERVTLKRAHKGKPKKDPKGIPDYWLTVLKNVDKLGPMIQKYDAPILKFLSDISLKFSKPGQPISYTFEFYFLPNPYFRNEVLTKTYIIKSKPDHKDPFFSWGWEIQDCKGCKIDWRRGKDVTVTTTQSRTTATGEIESQPRVVPNASFFNFFSPPEIPKIGKLEPREDAILNEDFEIGQTLHDNVILKSIYYYTGEVKCTYEDSKNYGNRKYRK